One genomic region from Candidatus Rokuibacteriota bacterium encodes:
- a CDS encoding urea carboxylase-associated family protein — protein sequence MAKPRVIYARQPGTPVDADREFYRRLASETDTRTPVDSFIVPIRSGKAWPVRAGQLCRIVVVEGPQVADFNAWNLHNPRERFWAARTKQLHRSHVTTYDRLWSCLPYLRPMLTITNDTVNYGIDEDGAGCHDLLGTRCDPYVHKLLNGEEFDYCCHSNLVRAVVPYGLSESDVHDVLNIFMVTGLTRDGRYFVKPSPARKGDFFEFFAEIDLLCAFSTCPHGDLSVAMWGPDAADPTSTCRPLGVDVYQPAPTLLEGWRPPQPVDYRGLHGFRLP from the coding sequence ATGGCAAAACCACGGGTGATTTACGCGCGGCAACCTGGCACGCCGGTCGACGCCGACCGGGAGTTCTACCGCCGGCTCGCCTCCGAGACCGACACGCGAACCCCGGTCGACAGCTTCATCGTTCCCATTCGCTCAGGCAAGGCCTGGCCGGTCCGCGCCGGACAGCTCTGCCGGATCGTCGTGGTCGAAGGGCCGCAGGTCGCCGACTTCAACGCCTGGAACCTCCACAACCCGCGCGAGCGCTTCTGGGCCGCGCGCACCAAGCAGCTCCACCGGAGCCACGTGACGACCTACGACCGCCTCTGGTCCTGCCTCCCCTACCTCCGGCCGATGCTCACGATCACCAACGACACCGTCAACTACGGCATCGACGAGGACGGGGCCGGGTGCCACGACCTGCTCGGCACGCGGTGCGATCCGTACGTCCACAAGCTCCTGAACGGCGAGGAATTCGATTACTGCTGCCACTCGAACCTGGTGCGTGCCGTTGTCCCCTACGGCCTCAGCGAGTCGGACGTCCACGATGTTCTCAACATCTTCATGGTGACCGGCCTGACCCGGGACGGCCGCTACTTCGTCAAGCCGAGCCCCGCACGGAAGGGGGACTTCTTCGAGTTCTTCGCCGAGATCGACCTGCTCTGCGCCTTCTCCACCTGCCCCCACGGCGATCTCTCGGTCGCGATGTGGGGTCCGGACGCGGCCGACCCGACCTCGACCTGTCGTCCCCTCGGCGTCGACGTCTACCAGCCCGCGCCGACACTCCTCGAGGGATGGAGGCCGCCCCAGCCCGTGGACTATCGCGGGCTCCACGGCTTCCGGCTTCCGTAG
- a CDS encoding ribbon-helix-helix protein, CopG family codes for MRTRATVTVSIPPEMIDAVEKVRKAEHHTRSELVREALRTYFMLAGRAYTPTRAEQRAIEQGRAAIGRGNYFTLKEFRAYVGGESKKARAKKRLTRASTTTTYRRR; via the coding sequence ATGAGAACACGCGCCACCGTGACCGTTTCAATTCCGCCGGAGATGATCGACGCGGTCGAGAAGGTCCGAAAGGCCGAGCATCATACCCGCTCGGAGCTCGTCCGCGAAGCACTCCGCACCTACTTCATGCTGGCCGGGCGCGCGTACACCCCTACCCGCGCCGAGCAGCGCGCCATCGAGCAGGGCCGAGCAGCCATCGGTCGAGGGAACTACTTCACCCTCAAGGAGTTCCGCGCGTATGTGGGAGGTGAGAGTAAAAAAGCCCGCGCGAAAAAGCGTCTTACGCGCGCCTCGACCACGACGACCTACCGTCGTCGGTAA